The sequence GCAAAATCTGAATATAAAGAATATTTTTTGAATGAAGATATTGCAGCTAGAGACGGATTAGTTTGTGGTGGAACTATGTATTTTCTTATAGAACCTTTTTATCAGGATAATTTATTTAATTCATTTGCTAATAATGTTGTGGAAGCATACAGTGGGAAAAAACCCGTAGGTTTGGCGACACTTATTAATAAACAAAATTCATCTACTGGACAAAAGATATATTTTGATTCAACTGGAAATCCAAGTGGTTCATTTAATGACAAACAAATAGATGCAGAAGTATATAATTCAATTTTAGATTTACTTCCATATGGTAAGTCTAAAATGATTGATATAGATAAAGACCATGCAGTTTTTATTGAAACCTATGCGAGTCATCCAACTTTAATATTAATAGGTGGTGGGCATATTTCTAAATCTTTAGCTCCTTTAGCTCAATCTGTTGGTTTTAAGATGATTGTTATTGATGATCGTGAAGATTTTGCTAATCCTGAAAGATTTCCTGAAGCAGAATGTACAATTGTTTCAGACTATAAGAATGCATTTAGTTCGAACCAATTTGAAGTGAATAAAAATTCTATGATTGTTATTGCAACACGAGGACATAATTTTGATGATATTGCTTTAGAATCAGCTATAAATACTAATGCTGGTTATATTGGATTAGTAGGTTCAGAAAGGAAAGCAATTATGATATTTGAACAATTGCTTTCTAGAGGTGTCGATTCTGCAAAATTAAAAACTATAAATACTCCAATTGGATTGGATATTAAAGCTGCAACACCAGAAGAAATCGCTGTTAGTATTATAGCCGAATTGATTCAATATAGACTTGGTGGCAAAGGTGGAAGCCTGAAGATTAAAGATCAAAAAATCGATAATATTTTTAACAAACTACAAAAGAAATCTAAAATTCCAAAAACTATCGATTATAATCAAAGTGTTCTGCATCCAATAAGGGGATCAAATCGATAATAATTTAGAAGGTAATTTATGGTTTACCAAAATGTAGGAGCTGTTCTTACTTGTGCAGGTTTGTCTACTAGAATGAATCAAAATAAAGCATTAATGAACTGGAATGGTCTCACTTTAATTGAACAACAAATCAATCTATTAATAAATTCTGACATTAATAAAATTACAGTAGTTGTAGGATATCAGTCAAATAGATTCCATTTTATAAAGGATAAATATCCTTCCGTTACTTTGGTAAAAAATAAAGATTATGAGTCAGGCCGATCGTCATCAATAAAATTAGGTCTTTCCAGTTTATATACCTCAATTGAAAATTTGTTGATTTTAGGTGTCGATCAACCTAGAACTAAGCATATCCTTCAAACTGTAATAAACGAACATATTACTTCGGAATCTCTTATTTCATACCCTGTTTATCATGGCAAGGGTGGGCATCCCATTATATTTAACAGAGTAACATTTAATGATATAAATGATATTAATGAAGAATCAAATGGGCTAAGGTATGTAACGAAAAAATATAGTGGATTTATCAACAAGATTGATTTAAATGAAAAGATAGTTTTGTTAGATCTTAATACCAAATCTAATTATCTAGAGGCTTTGGAATACTTTAATAACAAGAAAAAGTTATAATTTTGCGCGCTCTTCTTCCGTAGCTATTTTAAATATTGTCCAATGACGCAATTGAGCTATTTCATTTCCCTTATTGTCTTGCAAAAGAACATCAAAATTAACAAAATGATGAGCTTTTCTTTCATAGATATCTAGTATATGTGCTCCTCCAATAACTAGAGTATTTATAGGAACACATTGTTTGTGCTGTACTCTGCTTTTGGTATGCATTGAAGTGGGTATGTCAAAATTGTGTCTCATGAGTTGTTCAGCCCATCCTGCAATCCATGAGGGATGTGCAATTTTTGATTCTCCTGTGAATATTGGGTTTGTTGTAATTTGTTTAATTGTGGTGAACTCTGTAGCTAGTTCATTATTAAACGTTACTTGCATTGCGTTCCAGTCATTATTTATTGGAGTATCCTCTAAAGAAAGACTTGGTTTAGAATTATCTTCTGGATTTGGTGTCATTGATAAAGGTTTTACAAATTCTTTTGTCCAAGGAGCATTCCCCAATCCAACTTCACCTGTAACACATACTGTGTTAGATTCATTAAACATATTTATCGTCCAGTTATTGGTTGATCTATCTTGATTTGCTTGAATAGTTAGTTTGTCTCCTGGAAATGTTGGTTGGCGAAATGAGTATTCTGCCCATCCACTACTTAGCCATTCTTTACCTAGTGCCTCAAGAATTGTGTCTGTTGCCCACCCCCAAACAGTTACACCACCTACAAGTGGCCCTTTAAACCCATAGGCTTGAGCAACTTCTGTTGAATGGATAGGGTTAGATATATCTGGACTATCTTCATGCCCTAAATATGCGACTATAGTATTTTCTATCATGTGTCTTTTCATAATATCTAGGAAATACAGTCTTCAAGTGTCGACCAGGAAAGTAGTGAACATTTTATACGTACAGGAAAGTTTCTGACGCCTTCAAGTATTTCTAGATCTTGTAAAATTTCTAAGTTGCTTTCTTCACCTTGCATCATTTTTCTAAATTCTTCACGAATAATTAATGCCTCTTCGATTGATTTACCTTTAATTGATTCAGTCATTAGAGAAGCTGTTGCTTGGCTTATTGCGCAACCATGACCTTGAAAACCAACGTCTTGAATTACTTGATTGTTATCAAGATTTATTTGTAGGTTGACTTCATCTCCACAAAATGGATTGTATCCGCGAGCTTTGTGAACAGGATCAACAATTTCTGTTGTATTTCGAGGATTTTTATAGTGATCTAAAATAACTTCTTTATATAGATCATTTAATTCATTTGGTAACATTTAATTATTTGAATTCCTGTATTATTTAAAGAAATGAATGACGTCATTCATTCCTTCTATTAACTTATCAATATCATTATAATCATTATAAATATAAAAGCTAGCTCGTGCTGTTGCAGATAAACCTAGTTTTTTGTGATAAGGCATACCGCAATGATGACCAGTTCTTATAGCAATACCTCTTTGATCTAGTATAGTACCGATATCATGTGGGTGGATGTCATTCATACTAAAGGTAGCAACCCCTCCGCGAATTTCTGGATTTATGGGGCCAATAATTTCCAACCCTGGTATCTCTACTAATTTATCTAAAGCATACGATATTAATTCTTTTTCGTGTTG comes from SAR202 cluster bacterium and encodes:
- a CDS encoding XdhC family protein, with translation MDIVFEAIINETKQNNDFAVATVVKTKGSTPQKTGSKLLIKNDGSSVGTLGGGCVEGDIWFAATEILKTKAKSEYKEYFLNEDIAARDGLVCGGTMYFLIEPFYQDNLFNSFANNVVEAYSGKKPVGLATLINKQNSSTGQKIYFDSTGNPSGSFNDKQIDAEVYNSILDLLPYGKSKMIDIDKDHAVFIETYASHPTLILIGGGHISKSLAPLAQSVGFKMIVIDDREDFANPERFPEAECTIVSDYKNAFSSNQFEVNKNSMIVIATRGHNFDDIALESAINTNAGYIGLVGSERKAIMIFEQLLSRGVDSAKLKTINTPIGLDIKAATPEEIAVSIIAELIQYRLGGKGGSLKIKDQKIDNIFNKLQKKSKIPKTIDYNQSVLHPIRGSNR
- a CDS encoding SUF system NifU family Fe-S cluster assembly protein; its protein translation is MLPNELNDLYKEVILDHYKNPRNTTEIVDPVHKARGYNPFCGDEVNLQINLDNNQVIQDVGFQGHGCAISQATASLMTESIKGKSIEEALIIREEFRKMMQGEESNLEILQDLEILEGVRNFPVRIKCSLLSWSTLEDCIS
- a CDS encoding nucleotidyltransferase family protein gives rise to the protein MVYQNVGAVLTCAGLSTRMNQNKALMNWNGLTLIEQQINLLINSDINKITVVVGYQSNRFHFIKDKYPSVTLVKNKDYESGRSSSIKLGLSSLYTSIENLLILGVDQPRTKHILQTVINEHITSESLISYPVYHGKGGHPIIFNRVTFNDINDINEESNGLRYVTKKYSGFINKIDLNEKIVLLDLNTKSNYLEALEYFNNKKKL